From the genome of Solanum lycopersicum chromosome 7, SLM_r2.1:
TGTCTCCACTTTCAAATAAACATAgtctgaataaaaaaaattgaataagatTAGTTAGATAGTAAAAAAAGACGAAGTATACtaaatttaactaaaaatgTATACCTTAAAGTTATTAAACATTATGTGGTGTATACTTTTTAGGATCTCAGCCAAGAGGGATAAGCATGTGTATAGAGTATCCTAACACTTTAGTTCAAAGCCACGACAAGATTCTTTGTCGGATGCCACcttcaaaacaaataataaatatgttatttcataaatatattaaagtataagaaacaaataaaatgaacgaacaaatagataacaaaataaacttACGATAATCCATCTGGTTCAATCATGACTCTACCAAGTCTGTCTTTCTAGCCAGGAACTAGAGGAGACCTCTCATCATCTAGAGTAGTACTAGGTGTAGTTGTTGCTGAGGCTGATACATACTCATAACACTGAGTCAATGGAGGCGTACCGGTCATAGAATTTGACAACTCACTTTTAGAATCTCTAATCCACATGGCAAATAACTCAGGAGATGTACATGTAGAATATGGAGTACTTGTGGGAGATGGAGTACCTGTCGATAAGGGTCCTCTCGACAAATATCCTGTAAAGGTAGGTCCTCGTAGCGTACTGAGACAATGCCTGTGAAGTAGAGGAAGCATTAACTGATCAACGGAAATTAGGATAATATCCTTGAGGATCCGTCGTACCAAATAGAACATCAAATACATGTGTATCATGATTGATTTACTTTGGCAGAAAAGAAATAGATCCAGCAGTATCCTCAAATATAGACTTCTTCTCTTTGACCTGTTTAGTCTCGCTAACTGTAAGATACTCGTGATGTCTATCATTGTCACCGCTTGATGCCATCTGTATGCAAATTtacatgtataatatatatcaaaatcataaattcaataaaattagcAAAATACACAAGCTTACCaatatatactatttatatttattctacACTACTCCTCTCCACTtgtttttatttcatcattctCCCATTCTTCCTccttaattatttcatttatattatcGTGTCATTCTTCGTCATCAAATGATTCATTTTCCTCATTCTCAAATATTTCTTCCTAAACATTCagtatttcttcatcatatactTCTTCTAATATGTGTTGAAGATGTTGTAGTGTGGCTTCCAATTCAACATTAACTTGTTGTTGAAAAATCGCAACATCTTTTTTGTAAGCCACATATAAGACATTGTCAATTTCAATTCTTTTGACATGCTTACTTTTTATAACGATCCATCAATTAGCTTTGTCTCTACGCAATGAATATGAAGCGCAATACACTTGTTTGACATTTCGCGCAATGATGAAAGGATCATAACTTCTATATTTATCGGTGtgctttacttcaattattttatggTGATGGTCCACCTTTGGGACTCTATGTGATGGGTCAAACAActcatacaaaaata
Proteins encoded in this window:
- the LOC104648231 gene encoding uncharacterized protein isoform X1 yields the protein MDWSGVLEVHMASSGDNDRHHEYLTVSETKQVKEKKSIFEDTAGSISFLPKHCLSTLRGPTFTGYLSRGPLSTGTPSPTSTPYSTCTSPELFAMWIRDSKSELSNSMTGTPPLTQCYEYVSASATTTPSTTLDDERSPLVPG
- the LOC104648231 gene encoding uncharacterized protein isoform X4; this translates as MDWSGVLEVHMASSGDNDRHHEYLTVSETKQVKEKKSIFEDTAGSISFLPKHCLSTLRGPTFTGYLSRGPLSTVL
- the LOC104648231 gene encoding uncharacterized protein isoform X3, yielding MDWSGVLEVHMASSGDNDRHHEYLTVSETKQVKEKKSIFEDTAGSISFLPKHCLSTLRGPTFTGYLSRGPLSTEILKVSCQIL
- the LOC104648231 gene encoding uncharacterized protein isoform X2, with protein sequence MDWSGVLEVHMASSGDNDRHHEYLTVSETKQVKEKKSIFEDTAGSISFLPKHCLSTLRGPTFTGYLSRGPLSTASATTTPSTTLDDERSPLVPG